A DNA window from Stenotrophomonas sp. 57 contains the following coding sequences:
- a CDS encoding alpha/beta fold hydrolase, with amino-acid sequence MKRLLLLLLACAGLWLAACSSSINASSTSLADRLIAPGGVSTLLDRPRIAAAIAALPNRHGFAPGRDGVPIFWRVFDPGDYGARYRYLPQRHENGLPLDTGLSLAVPQPFHAQVPRGTVVLLHGWMMNGDSMLPWSLQLAESGYRVFTLDLRNHGQSGAGPSGYGTYESDDVVDVINELRARGEVTGPLYLFGVSYGAATAVFTADKLGDQVEGVVAMESFANAGVAIRTMIPHLMGLQPEGLKAQAVASYARWRYGGQDINQVIAAASRRIDVDLDRVDVARALADTRACVLLLHGQGDQHIPVSQGRELALANPRAHYIEMRGEDHITLPLRLDLLAGVVDDWMARDEHHPQSACPAPQLPAQAEWLTHT; translated from the coding sequence ATGAAGCGCCTGCTGCTGTTGTTGCTGGCGTGCGCCGGCCTGTGGCTGGCTGCATGCTCCTCCTCGATCAATGCCTCGTCCACCTCGCTCGCCGATCGGCTGATCGCGCCGGGTGGCGTGTCGACCCTGCTCGATCGTCCGCGCATCGCCGCGGCCATCGCCGCACTGCCCAACCGCCATGGCTTCGCGCCGGGGCGCGATGGCGTGCCGATCTTCTGGCGCGTGTTCGACCCCGGCGACTACGGTGCGCGTTACCGCTACCTGCCGCAGCGCCACGAGAACGGCCTGCCGCTGGACACCGGGCTGAGCCTGGCGGTACCGCAGCCGTTCCATGCGCAGGTGCCGCGCGGCACCGTGGTGCTGCTGCACGGCTGGATGATGAACGGTGATTCGATGTTGCCCTGGTCGCTGCAGCTGGCCGAATCCGGCTACCGCGTGTTCACGCTGGACCTGCGCAATCATGGCCAGTCCGGTGCGGGGCCTTCCGGCTATGGCACCTATGAATCGGACGATGTGGTCGATGTGATCAACGAGCTGCGTGCGCGCGGCGAAGTGACCGGCCCGCTGTATCTGTTCGGGGTGTCGTACGGGGCGGCCACGGCCGTGTTCACCGCCGACAAGCTGGGGGACCAGGTGGAAGGCGTGGTGGCGATGGAATCGTTCGCCAACGCCGGCGTGGCCATCCGCACGATGATTCCGCACCTGATGGGCCTGCAGCCGGAAGGCCTGAAGGCGCAGGCGGTGGCCTCCTACGCGCGCTGGCGCTACGGCGGCCAGGACATCAACCAGGTGATCGCCGCCGCCAGCCGCCGCATCGACGTCGATCTGGACCGGGTGGACGTGGCCCGCGCGCTGGCCGATACCCGCGCCTGCGTACTGCTGCTGCACGGGCAGGGCGACCAGCACATTCCGGTCAGCCAGGGCCGGGAGTTGGCCCTGGCCAACCCGCGCGCGCACTACATCGAGATGCGCGGCGAGGACCACATCACCCTGCCGCTGCGGCTGGACCTGCTGGCCGGCGTGGTCGACGACTGGATGGCGCGCGACGAGCACCACCCGCAGAGCGCCTGCCCGGCCCCGCAGCTGCCAGCCCAGGCCGAGTGGCTCACCCACACCTGA
- a CDS encoding MFS transporter yields the protein MTPSSPRAQQHATRAAFFIPGFATAAWAPMVPYAKAQAGLSDASLGAVLLCLGLGSLLAMPLAGALTGRLGCRRVMVITCAMILCALPLLVLAPTPLALGAALFVFGAGVGALDCAVNMQAVAVERDAGRPMMSGFHAFYSIGGFVGAGCMTGLLVLGTPLWMAALVSVAALLLVTVLSAPHWRPQRILHEGPLLALPHGVVLFIGVLAFVVFLAEGSMLDWSAVFLAEVRQVPRDQAGAGFAVFTLAMTAMRLFGDGIVERLGRTRTIVIGGITAAAGFSLATLVPSFPVVLAGYVLVGLGCANIVPALFSMAGQQRVMPESIAITAVTTLGYAGILAGPAAIGALAHATSLGFAFLCVAALLLGVAASARALAQRLP from the coding sequence ATGACGCCCTCATCCCCACGTGCCCAGCAGCACGCCACCCGCGCCGCCTTCTTCATCCCCGGATTCGCTACCGCCGCCTGGGCGCCGATGGTGCCCTACGCCAAAGCCCAGGCCGGGCTGTCCGATGCCAGCCTCGGCGCGGTGCTGCTGTGCCTCGGCCTCGGCTCGCTGCTGGCGATGCCGCTGGCAGGCGCGCTGACCGGGCGGTTGGGCTGCCGCCGGGTGATGGTGATCACCTGCGCGATGATCCTGTGCGCCCTGCCCCTGCTGGTACTGGCGCCAACACCACTGGCACTGGGCGCGGCGCTGTTCGTGTTCGGCGCTGGCGTGGGCGCACTGGACTGCGCGGTGAACATGCAGGCGGTGGCGGTCGAGCGCGATGCAGGGCGGCCGATGATGTCGGGCTTCCATGCCTTCTACAGCATCGGCGGCTTCGTCGGCGCCGGCTGCATGACCGGCCTGCTGGTGCTTGGAACGCCGTTGTGGATGGCCGCGCTGGTCTCTGTGGCAGCACTGCTGCTGGTTACGGTCCTGTCGGCGCCGCACTGGCGCCCACAACGGATCCTGCATGAAGGACCGTTGCTGGCACTGCCGCACGGCGTAGTGTTGTTCATCGGCGTGCTGGCCTTCGTGGTGTTTCTTGCCGAGGGCTCGATGCTGGACTGGAGCGCGGTGTTCCTGGCCGAAGTGCGGCAGGTGCCGCGTGACCAGGCCGGGGCTGGCTTTGCGGTGTTCACCCTGGCAATGACCGCGATGCGGTTGTTCGGCGATGGCATCGTCGAGCGACTTGGCCGCACCCGCACGATCGTGATCGGCGGCATCACTGCAGCGGCCGGCTTCAGCCTCGCCACGCTGGTGCCATCGTTCCCGGTGGTACTGGCCGGCTACGTGCTGGTCGGGCTGGGCTGCGCCAACATCGTGCCGGCGCTGTTCTCGATGGCCGGCCAGCAGCGGGTGATGCCGGAGAGCATCGCCATCACCGCGGTCACCACGCTGGGCTACGCCGGCATCCTCGCTGGCCCGGCAGCCATCGGTGCGCTGGCGCACGCCACCAGCCTCGGCTTCGCCTTCCTGTGCGTGGCCGCCCTGCTGCTCGGCGTAGCCGCCTCCGCCCGCGCACTGGCACAACGCCTGCCCTGA
- a CDS encoding pirin family protein: MLQIRKSATRGLAEHGWLSSRHTFSFANYYDPRYVSFGPLRVINEDKVIGGQGFGTHGHSNMEIISYVLGGALEHKDSMGTGSVLRYGDVQRMSAGSGVTHSEFNHSADETVHFLQIWIFPDTENIAPSYEETHFTPDSKRGQLRLIASPDGADGSLRIHQDARIFATILDGGQKLHHALGNGRGAYVQVARGQLQVNGITLEAGDALQVSDEAQLTLENGNDAEVLVFDLPL, from the coding sequence ATGCTGCAGATCCGCAAGAGCGCTACCCGTGGCCTGGCCGAGCATGGCTGGCTGTCCTCGCGCCATACCTTCTCCTTCGCCAACTACTACGACCCGCGTTACGTCAGCTTCGGGCCGCTGCGGGTGATCAACGAAGACAAGGTGATCGGCGGCCAGGGCTTCGGCACCCACGGCCACAGCAACATGGAGATCATTTCCTACGTGCTGGGCGGTGCGCTGGAACACAAGGACTCGATGGGCACCGGCTCGGTACTGCGCTACGGCGACGTGCAGCGCATGAGCGCCGGCAGCGGCGTCACCCACAGCGAGTTCAACCACTCGGCCGACGAGACCGTGCACTTCCTGCAGATCTGGATCTTCCCGGACACCGAGAACATCGCGCCGTCCTACGAGGAGACCCACTTCACGCCGGACAGCAAGCGCGGCCAGCTGCGCCTGATCGCTTCGCCGGACGGTGCCGACGGTTCGCTGCGCATCCACCAGGATGCCCGCATCTTCGCCACCATCCTTGATGGCGGCCAGAAGCTGCACCATGCCCTCGGCAACGGCCGTGGCGCTTACGTGCAGGTGGCGCGTGGCCAGCTGCAGGTCAACGGCATCACTCTGGAAGCCGGTGACGCACTGCAGGTCAGTGACGAAGCGCAGCTGACCCTGGAAAACGGCAACGACGCCGAAGTGCTGGTGTTCGACCTGCCGCTGTGA
- a CDS encoding LysR family transcriptional regulator, with protein MLKLSLDALQILDAIDRRGSFAGAGKALHKVPSTISYTVAKLEEDLGVQLFDRIGPRAEPTEAGRALLDEGRHLLRAARELELRVRRVASGWETELTLAVDSVFPTWLLGPDIAAFREAEAPTRLRLIGEALSGTWEALLDRRADLLVGAPGEGPSGGGYVVEPLGTVEFVFAVAPDHPLAAVPGVLGREQLAEHCAIAVSDSARRLLPRTVGLLMGQEMLTVPDMASKLKLQCEGVGFGFLPEPCARAAVARGQLVIREVEEHKPEETFWLAWRTGEDGAALRWWRERLRRPELLSQWWQAMARG; from the coding sequence ATGCTCAAGCTCAGCCTCGATGCCCTGCAGATCCTGGACGCCATCGACCGCCGCGGCTCGTTCGCCGGCGCCGGCAAGGCCCTGCACAAGGTGCCCTCGACCATCTCCTACACCGTGGCCAAGCTGGAGGAGGATCTGGGCGTGCAGTTGTTCGACCGGATTGGCCCGCGCGCCGAGCCCACCGAGGCTGGGCGCGCGTTGCTGGACGAGGGGCGGCATCTGCTGCGCGCGGCCCGCGAGCTGGAGCTGCGGGTACGCCGGGTGGCGTCGGGCTGGGAGACCGAGCTGACCCTGGCGGTGGACTCGGTGTTCCCGACCTGGCTGCTGGGCCCGGACATCGCCGCGTTCCGTGAGGCCGAGGCACCGACCCGGCTGCGATTGATCGGCGAGGCCCTGTCCGGTACCTGGGAGGCCCTGCTGGATCGCCGTGCCGACCTGCTGGTCGGCGCGCCGGGCGAGGGGCCCAGTGGTGGCGGTTACGTGGTTGAGCCGCTGGGGACGGTGGAGTTCGTATTCGCGGTCGCGCCCGATCATCCATTGGCTGCAGTACCAGGCGTGCTTGGGCGCGAGCAGCTGGCCGAGCACTGCGCGATCGCGGTCTCCGATTCGGCGCGGCGGCTGTTGCCACGCACGGTCGGCCTGTTGATGGGGCAGGAGATGCTGACGGTGCCGGACATGGCCAGCAAGCTGAAGCTGCAATGCGAAGGTGTGGGCTTCGGCTTCCTGCCCGAACCGTGCGCGCGCGCTGCGGTGGCACGCGGCCAGCTGGTGATCCGCGAGGTGGAGGAACACAAGCCTGAAGAGACCTTCTGGCTGGCCTGGCGCACCGGCGAGGACGGCGCCGCGTTGCGCTGGTGGCGAGAGCGCCTGCGCAGGCCGGAGCTGCTTTCGCAGTGGTGGCAGGCGATGGCCAGGGGGTAG
- a CDS encoding alpha/beta fold hydrolase codes for MSLTPRILAVQCNDGHRYEVIACVPAQPIARLLWLPALGVAARHYLPLAQALAAKGVAVYLHEWRGNGSSSLRPSRTQDWGYREVLEQDLPGSQAVLAAADDQAGALPWIIGGHSLGGQLACVHAGRNPQHFNRLWLAASGSPFWRGFPPPRGWLLPLVYRFLPWIAQRQGVLHGRRLGFGGTEARGLIADWARVGLNNHYAAVGMDEDLDAQMARVHGSAQAVLMEHDWLAPTGSMRALLAKLPNVVAQLRVLSAQELGARADHFAWLKAPDAVADSFFIQLDENFHKTVDGARRHPHNSAPVAGRP; via the coding sequence ATGAGCCTGACGCCGCGCATCCTCGCCGTGCAGTGCAACGACGGCCATCGCTACGAAGTGATCGCCTGCGTACCTGCACAGCCCATCGCACGCCTGCTGTGGCTGCCGGCACTGGGCGTAGCCGCGCGCCACTACCTGCCGCTGGCGCAGGCGCTGGCGGCGAAGGGCGTGGCGGTCTACCTGCATGAGTGGCGCGGCAACGGCAGCAGTTCGCTGCGGCCGTCGCGGACGCAGGACTGGGGCTATCGGGAGGTGCTGGAACAGGATCTGCCGGGCAGCCAGGCCGTTCTGGCTGCAGCGGATGACCAGGCTGGCGCCCTGCCCTGGATCATCGGCGGCCATAGCCTTGGCGGGCAGCTGGCCTGCGTGCACGCAGGCCGCAATCCGCAGCACTTCAACCGGCTGTGGCTGGCCGCCAGCGGCTCACCGTTCTGGCGTGGTTTTCCGCCTCCACGCGGCTGGCTGCTGCCACTGGTCTACCGCTTCCTGCCGTGGATCGCGCAGCGCCAGGGCGTCCTGCATGGCCGTCGCCTTGGCTTCGGCGGCACGGAGGCGCGTGGCCTGATCGCCGACTGGGCGCGTGTGGGCCTGAACAACCATTACGCCGCAGTCGGCATGGACGAAGACCTCGACGCACAGATGGCGCGCGTGCACGGCAGCGCGCAGGCGGTGCTGATGGAACATGACTGGCTGGCACCGACCGGATCGATGCGCGCGCTGCTGGCGAAACTGCCGAATGTGGTCGCGCAGCTGCGCGTGCTGTCGGCGCAGGAACTGGGTGCGCGCGCCGATCACTTCGCCTGGCTGAAGGCCCCGGACGCCGTGGCTGACAGCTTTTTCATTCAGTTGGATGAAAATTTTCACAAAACTGTTGACGGTGCGCGCCGACATCCGCATAATTCCGCTCCTGTCGCAGGGCGCCCGTAG
- the thiD gene encoding bifunctional hydroxymethylpyrimidine kinase/phosphomethylpyrimidine kinase, producing the protein MSPTTPVSALTIAGSDSGGGAGIQADLKAFAAHRVHGLSAIAALTAQNTRGVTAVHVPPIDFLRAQLDACFDDFDIHAVKLGMLANADVINAVADILEKHLPPHVVLDPVMVATSGARLLEDSALQAMRERLIPLATLITPNTPEAELLVSRKINNGDDAEQAASALLDLGAGAVLLKGGHLLEGNRVIDRYFDGVSSEEFIHARLPLDAHGTGCTLASAIAAQLCNGLSLANACEAGIDYVARGLQQGYAPGRSEVRVLEHFGAAPHA; encoded by the coding sequence ATGAGCCCGACCACCCCCGTTTCCGCCCTCACCATCGCCGGCTCCGACTCCGGCGGCGGCGCCGGCATCCAGGCCGACCTGAAGGCCTTCGCCGCGCATCGCGTGCACGGTCTTTCGGCGATCGCCGCGCTGACCGCACAGAACACCCGCGGCGTGACCGCCGTGCATGTGCCACCGATCGACTTCCTGCGTGCACAGCTGGACGCCTGCTTCGACGACTTCGACATCCACGCGGTGAAGCTCGGCATGCTGGCCAACGCCGACGTGATCAACGCCGTCGCCGACATACTGGAGAAGCATCTTCCGCCCCACGTGGTGCTGGACCCGGTGATGGTCGCCACCAGCGGCGCACGCCTGCTCGAAGACAGCGCATTGCAGGCCATGCGTGAGCGCCTGATCCCGCTGGCCACGCTGATCACCCCCAACACACCGGAAGCAGAACTGCTGGTCAGCCGGAAGATCAACAACGGCGATGACGCCGAACAGGCCGCCTCCGCCCTGCTCGACCTCGGCGCAGGCGCGGTGCTGCTGAAAGGCGGCCACCTGCTGGAAGGCAATCGCGTGATCGACCGTTACTTCGACGGTGTCAGCAGCGAAGAATTCATCCATGCCCGCCTGCCGCTGGACGCGCACGGCACCGGCTGCACGCTGGCCTCGGCCATTGCTGCGCAGCTGTGCAATGGCCTGAGCCTGGCCAATGCCTGCGAAGCCGGCATCGACTACGTGGCACGCGGGCTGCAGCAAGGCTATGCGCCGGGGCGCAGCGAGGTACGGGTGCTCGAGCACTTCGGCGCGGCGCCGCACGCATGA
- a CDS encoding YoaK family protein, translated as MGIRLPTWVWIGAVALSCVAGMVNVVGFLGFEHQAVSHMTGSTSQLGMALAQGDWRAVGHLWGLLIAFSLGAMLSGLLIQDSALQLGRRYGVALALESALLLIAIPLFEQHQIWGALAAAMACGLQNAMATTFSGAVVRTTHLSGMFTDLGIGLGHLLRGLPLQVRRLTLSGLIISGFLAGGVIGAWLFVRWQYDALLAPALLTGLTGLGYVLYQQWARWRH; from the coding sequence ATGGGAATACGCCTGCCCACCTGGGTCTGGATCGGCGCGGTCGCGCTGTCGTGCGTGGCCGGCATGGTGAATGTCGTCGGCTTCCTCGGTTTCGAACACCAGGCGGTCAGCCACATGACCGGCAGCACCAGCCAGCTGGGCATGGCGCTGGCCCAGGGGGACTGGCGAGCCGTGGGGCACCTGTGGGGACTGCTGATCGCCTTTTCGCTGGGTGCGATGCTCAGCGGCCTGCTGATCCAGGACAGCGCCCTGCAACTGGGCCGGCGCTATGGCGTGGCACTGGCGCTGGAGTCGGCGCTGCTGCTGATCGCCATTCCGCTCTTTGAACAACACCAGATCTGGGGCGCACTGGCCGCCGCCATGGCCTGCGGCCTGCAGAACGCGATGGCGACCACCTTCAGTGGCGCGGTGGTGCGCACCACCCACCTCAGCGGCATGTTCACCGACCTAGGCATCGGCCTCGGCCACCTGCTGCGCGGGCTGCCGCTGCAGGTGCGGCGCCTGACCCTCAGCGGACTGATCATCAGCGGCTTCCTCGCCGGAGGCGTCATCGGTGCCTGGCTGTTCGTGCGCTGGCAATACGACGCCCTGCTCGCCCCTGCGCTGCTGACCGGACTGACCGGACTGGGTTATGTCCTGTACCAGCAGTGGGCGCGTTGGCGGCATTGA
- a CDS encoding PhoH family protein, with product MTRGKRIYVLDTNVLMHDPTALFKFEEHDVYLPMQVIEELDNGKKGTSEASRNARQVSRFLNELVQESGLDNLADGIPLQRPNGLQLRGKQSAGKLRFQTSHFDAGKSFGKVIPDNAILGAILALKEETPDLPVVFVSKDINLRIKAAIAGIVSEDYENDRALDDFSLLYTGATELPENFWKRHGEDLRSWSDKGRTHYEIQAQDGEEWYPNQYVYLPGEDEVELRVSRVVGDGKVVLSLVDDFRHGSHAVWGISARNREQNFALNALMDPEIDFVTLLGTAGTGKTLLALAAGLAQTMDQQRYREIIMTRATVSVGEDIGFLPGTEEEKMTPWMGALTDNLEVLTHNQEGGTWGRQATNDLLASRIKIRSMNFMRGRTFLSRYLILDEAQNLTPKQMKTLITRAGPGTKIVCLGNVEQIDTPYLTETTSGLTYAVDRFKNWPHSAHITLRRGERSRLADYASEVL from the coding sequence ATGACCCGAGGCAAGCGCATCTACGTGCTGGATACCAACGTGCTGATGCACGATCCCACCGCGCTGTTCAAATTCGAGGAGCACGACGTCTACCTGCCGATGCAGGTGATCGAGGAGCTGGACAACGGCAAGAAGGGCACCTCCGAAGCGAGCCGCAACGCCCGCCAGGTGAGCCGTTTCCTCAACGAGCTGGTGCAGGAATCGGGCCTGGACAACCTGGCCGACGGCATTCCGCTGCAGCGCCCCAACGGCCTGCAGCTGCGCGGCAAGCAGAGCGCCGGCAAGCTGCGCTTCCAGACCAGCCATTTCGACGCCGGCAAGAGTTTCGGCAAGGTCATTCCGGACAACGCCATCCTCGGCGCGATCCTGGCGCTCAAGGAAGAAACCCCGGACCTGCCGGTGGTGTTCGTTTCCAAGGACATCAACCTGCGCATCAAGGCGGCCATTGCCGGCATCGTGTCCGAGGACTACGAGAACGATCGCGCGCTGGATGATTTCAGCCTGCTGTACACCGGCGCCACCGAGCTGCCCGAAAACTTCTGGAAGCGCCATGGCGAAGACCTGCGCAGCTGGAGCGACAAGGGCCGCACCCATTACGAAATCCAGGCGCAGGATGGCGAGGAGTGGTATCCGAACCAGTACGTGTACCTGCCGGGCGAAGACGAGGTCGAGCTGCGCGTCAGCCGCGTGGTGGGCGATGGCAAGGTGGTGCTGTCGCTGGTCGATGATTTCCGCCACGGCAGCCATGCCGTGTGGGGCATCAGCGCGCGCAACCGCGAGCAGAACTTCGCGCTCAATGCGCTGATGGACCCGGAGATCGATTTCGTCACTCTGCTGGGCACCGCCGGTACCGGCAAGACCCTGCTGGCGCTGGCCGCCGGTCTTGCGCAGACCATGGACCAGCAGCGCTATCGCGAGATCATCATGACCCGTGCCACGGTGAGCGTGGGCGAGGACATCGGCTTCCTGCCCGGCACCGAAGAAGAAAAGATGACGCCGTGGATGGGCGCGCTGACCGACAACCTGGAAGTGCTCACGCACAACCAGGAAGGCGGCACCTGGGGCCGCCAGGCCACCAACGACCTGCTGGCCAGCCGCATCAAGATCCGCTCGATGAACTTCATGCGCGGCCGTACCTTCCTGTCACGTTATCTGATCCTGGACGAGGCACAGAACCTCACGCCCAAGCAGATGAAGACCCTGATCACCCGTGCCGGTCCCGGCACCAAGATCGTCTGCCTGGGCAACGTCGAACAGATCGACACCCCGTACCTGACCGAAACCACCTCGGGCCTGACCTACGCGGTGGATCGCTTCAAGAACTGGCCGCACAGCGCGCACATCACCCTGCGCCGGGGTGAGCGTTCGCGTCTGGCCGATTACGCTTCGGAGGTGTTGTGA
- a CDS encoding peroxiredoxin: protein MNNGDTLDSTTLSLPLALSGGDQATLGDYAGQWLVLYFYPKDSTPGCTTEGIDFNALLPKFKKAGAVVLGVSRDSVKSHDNFCAKQGFSFPLVSDGDEALCNAFDVIKMKNMYGKQVRGIERSTFLISPDSRIVQSWRKVKVAGHADAVLAELKASQSK from the coding sequence ATGAACAACGGCGATACCCTGGACAGCACCACCCTCTCCCTGCCGCTGGCACTGTCCGGTGGCGACCAGGCCACCCTCGGCGACTATGCCGGCCAGTGGCTGGTGTTGTACTTCTACCCCAAGGACAGCACCCCGGGCTGCACCACCGAAGGCATCGACTTCAATGCGCTGCTGCCGAAGTTCAAGAAGGCCGGTGCGGTCGTGCTCGGGGTATCGCGCGATTCGGTGAAGTCGCACGACAACTTCTGCGCCAAGCAGGGCTTCAGCTTCCCGCTGGTCAGTGATGGCGACGAAGCGCTGTGCAACGCCTTCGACGTGATCAAGATGAAGAACATGTACGGCAAGCAGGTACGTGGCATCGAACGCAGCACCTTCCTGATTTCCCCCGACAGCCGCATCGTGCAGTCCTGGCGCAAGGTCAAGGTTGCCGGCCATGCCGATGCCGTTCTCGCCGAACTGAAGGCCTCCCAGTCCAAGTGA
- a CDS encoding glycine cleavage system protein R yields MTDTTPRPAPSENHLLINAYTTHPESPLLSVTRRIADSGCNLVDARLATVGRDVSVTALATGSWDSVAKLEAMLTRLEREEGLKLVWYRTAAKQAQSNLLPYIVEVIAADKPGILFQLADFFDRQGITIENLQSTRYRAMQTGAEMFSAQVTIGVPANMHIAALRDDFLEFCDHLNLDAIMDPMKF; encoded by the coding sequence TTGACCGACACCACCCCGCGCCCCGCGCCGAGCGAAAACCACCTCCTGATCAACGCCTATACGACGCATCCGGAGTCCCCCCTGCTGTCCGTCACCCGCCGCATCGCCGACAGCGGCTGCAATCTGGTGGACGCACGCCTGGCCACGGTCGGCCGCGATGTCTCGGTCACCGCCCTGGCCACCGGCTCGTGGGACTCGGTGGCCAAGCTGGAAGCGATGCTGACCCGGCTCGAGCGCGAGGAAGGCCTGAAGCTGGTCTGGTACCGCACCGCCGCCAAGCAGGCACAGTCCAACCTGCTGCCGTACATCGTCGAGGTGATCGCCGCCGACAAGCCGGGCATCCTGTTCCAGCTCGCCGATTTCTTCGACCGCCAGGGCATCACCATCGAGAACCTGCAGAGCACGCGCTACCGCGCCATGCAGACCGGTGCCGAAATGTTCAGCGCGCAGGTCACCATCGGCGTGCCGGCCAACATGCACATCGCCGCGCTGCGCGACGATTTCCTCGAGTTCTGCGACCACCTGAACTTGGACGCGATCATGGACCCGATGAAATTCTGA
- the dapA gene encoding 4-hydroxy-tetrahydrodipicolinate synthase → MSLSGLITALATPFRADGALDPDGWQRLLHLQLEGRVHGVVVAGSTGEAAMLTDAEYDLLLASAVERIGGRIPVIAGTGLSGTAKTIEQTRRAAALGASHALVVTPPYVRPTQAGLIAHYRAVADQGGLPVVLYNVPGRTGCDMQPETVAELASHPNIVGIKEAVGDTGRVQALLALRSPQFAVLSGDDGTAARSIQAGVDGLISVGSNVLPGAYRRMCELAAAHDHEATGSWDARLQPFHGFCGVEPNPIPVKALLRRVGIGHDLRLPLLPLSAPHHAAADHLAGDIAALEALSSH, encoded by the coding sequence TTGTCCCTTTCCGGCCTCATCACCGCGCTGGCGACCCCGTTCCGGGCCGACGGTGCCCTCGATCCCGACGGTTGGCAGCGCCTGCTGCACCTGCAACTGGAAGGTCGCGTCCATGGCGTTGTCGTTGCCGGCTCGACCGGCGAAGCGGCAATGCTCACCGATGCCGAGTACGACCTGCTGCTGGCCAGCGCGGTCGAGCGCATCGGCGGCCGTATCCCGGTCATCGCCGGCACCGGCCTGTCGGGCACCGCCAAGACCATCGAACAGACCCGCCGCGCCGCTGCACTCGGTGCCAGCCACGCGCTGGTGGTCACCCCGCCATACGTCCGGCCGACCCAGGCTGGCCTGATCGCGCACTACCGCGCGGTGGCCGACCAGGGTGGGTTGCCGGTCGTGCTGTACAACGTGCCCGGCCGTACCGGTTGCGACATGCAGCCGGAGACCGTCGCCGAACTGGCCAGCCATCCCAACATCGTCGGCATCAAGGAGGCGGTGGGCGACACCGGCCGGGTGCAGGCCCTGCTGGCCCTGCGCAGCCCGCAGTTCGCCGTGCTGAGCGGCGACGACGGCACGGCGGCACGGTCGATCCAGGCCGGCGTCGATGGCTTGATCTCGGTCGGCTCCAACGTACTTCCCGGCGCCTACCGCCGGATGTGCGAACTGGCCGCCGCCCACGACCACGAAGCCACCGGGTCCTGGGATGCGCGCCTGCAGCCGTTCCATGGTTTCTGCGGTGTCGAGCCGAACCCGATTCCGGTCAAGGCGCTGCTGCGCCGCGTCGGCATCGGGCACGACCTGCGCCTGCCGCTGCTGCCGCTGTCGGCGCCGCACCATGCGGCCGCCGACCATCTTGCCGGCGACATCGCCGCCCTCGAAGCCCTTTCCAGCCACTGA
- the fdxA gene encoding ferredoxin FdxA, which translates to MPFVVTENCIKCKHTDCVEVCPVDCFHEGPNFLVIDPDECIDCTLCEPECPVNAIFPEDDVPAGQEGFVALNAELAKEWPVLTVRKDPPADAGEWDGKPDKLKLLER; encoded by the coding sequence ATGCCCTTTGTCGTCACCGAAAACTGCATCAAGTGCAAACACACCGATTGCGTGGAAGTGTGCCCCGTGGATTGCTTCCACGAAGGCCCGAACTTCCTGGTGATCGACCCGGATGAGTGCATCGACTGCACCCTCTGCGAGCCGGAGTGCCCGGTCAATGCGATCTTCCCGGAGGACGATGTCCCGGCCGGCCAGGAAGGCTTCGTCGCGCTCAATGCCGAACTGGCAAAAGAGTGGCCGGTGCTGACCGTGCGCAAGGATCCGCCCGCCGACGCCGGCGAATGGGACGGCAAGCCGGACAAGCTGAAGCTGCTGGAGCGCTGA